In Temnothorax longispinosus isolate EJ_2023e chromosome 2, Tlon_JGU_v1, whole genome shotgun sequence, one DNA window encodes the following:
- the LOC139808943 gene encoding uncharacterized protein isoform X3, giving the protein MNGMNGNVLKMGDKSPSLDCGEEQNLIPSTTPTTPIIVQVTKNPYSSLKCRSRYRAGPTRKLRRRAVLKNGDCNVLQSRISRRSLRFLQDIFTTLVDTQWRWTLLCFMLSFLLSWLGFAVIWWLIAFTHGDFEEQHLPPFQPENNWTPCVYNIFSFTSCFLFSIETQHTIGYGSRSTTEECPEAIFIMCLQSISGVMIQAFMVGIVFAKMTRPKQRTQTLLFSRNAVICQRDGELCLMFRVGDMRKSHIIGASVRAQMIRSKTTKEGEILSQHQHELAVGTDGENGDLFFIWPATIIHRINESSPFYNMSAEDMLTERFEVVLILEGTIESTGQTTQARSSYLPQEILWGHRFDPMVSYSKERQGYEVDYSLFNSTTQVDTPLCSGKELAEFYKAQDDLRHGTGVLIDEDRLTRRDCKCNCHPTNHLYPQLSLTPLDCAQSHNSTENEYYWQNICKCSNCILYEPQVTSIGQSKVFDFDAIQIIENEELQQLPEAVNREIVKNSEEIVFEEEEKVSERNLIKLNDVKSKLLSYNQEIFFGEREEDVLIPRAVEKDMINREKNGDKKNQESLEEEKEDASMQKALIKLNKDKDKILKDSQKIFFKKEEGDFSERYMIRLKEDKTDILKNSKEIMYEDTKDGFLKRNIIWLNEKGADNLKNCQGAIFKQEKGILERKLVKLDKGNDDTIKNHRIYENEQLAFIKVKESPKDIRHVIRHTSYKPKEGYKMKSNELAKNDYEVSLEKRQKLHNKQCQLIMLVNREQKNIEKNIEKNICMKRERNSQKRFDRSLSDDLLTINDKRSFKKPIRNTSNKLVLSINQDNKNSKSDPFLIEEHTSSKKHHRSFTDYFVTTDGGRSTENVISNIKNVRILEEGQKSLQQISKYPAASLDHLNSNSIFDQRLNYDSLRWEDGDSHCQIKQHDNIRIENEKTPRKSSCHRPAKIAIHDKLYSNDIRSLDSPVYDLSPESGFYERSSENNYRELFTRNMKDIINTNSVESNLSRENAISDIGNPKESIKNHSVEAIASKNNSVIDNEIIASSPFDPSFKSSFDDGNNLTKCGDASIIKEQIICIENREPKHS; this is encoded by the exons ATGAACGGGATGAATGGCAATGTGTTGAAGATGGGCGACAAATCCCCATCGTTGGATTGTGGAGAAGAACAAAATCTAATACCATCGACCACACCGACGACGCCGATAATCGTGCAAGTGACAAAGAACCCGTACTCTTCCTTGAAGTGCAG GAGTCGATACCGGGCTGGACCGACGCGGAAGTTGCGTCGTCGCGCCGTCCTGAAGAATGGCGATTGCAATGTGCTGCAATCGCGCATCTCCCGGCGATCGCTGCGTTTTCTGCAGGACATCTTCACAACCCTAGTGGACACACAGTGGCGTTGGACGCTGTTATGCTTCATGTTGAGCTTTCTTCTATCCTGGCTGGGTTTCGCGGTGATCTGGTGGCTAATAGCCTTCACTCACGGTGACTTCGAAGAACAGCATTTGCCGCCTTTTCAACCGGAGAACAACTGGACGCCATGCGTCTACAACATTTTCAGCTTCACTAGCTGTTTCCTCTTTAGTATCGAAACCCAGCACACCATCGGATATGGCAGCCGTTCTACTACCGAAGAATGCCCCGAGGCCATATTTATTATGTGCCTTCAAAGTATCTCTGGCGTCATGATCCAAGCTTTCATG gTAGGCATCGTATTCGCCAAAATGACTAGGCCAAAACAGCGTACCCAGACTCTGTTATTTTCGCGAAATGCCGTGATCTGTCAACGGGATGGTGAGCTCTGTCTCATGTTTCGAGTGGGCGATATGAGGAAGAGTCACATAATCGGCGCGAGTGTACGCGCACAAATGATTCGCAGTAAGACGACCAAGGAGGGCGAAATTTTGTCTCAACACCAGCACGAATTGGCGGTAGGTACCGACGGTGAAAACGGCGATCTGTTTTTCATCTGGCCGGCCACCATCATCCATCGGATCAACGAGTCCTCGCCCTTCTACAATATGTCCGCCGAAGATATGTTGACTGAACGTTTCGAGGTCGTTCTGATCTTAGAAGGTACTATCGAGTCTACTGGACAAACTACTCAGGCTAGGTCAAGTTATCTCCCACAGGAGATCCTATGGGGTCACCGTTTCGACCCCATGGTAAGCTACTCCAAGGAACGACAAGGTTACGAGGTGGACTATTCGCTGTTTAACAGTACTACTCAGGTTGACACCCCGCTGTGTTCCGGCAAAGAGCTTGCAGAATTTTATAAGGCGCAGGATGATCTTCGTCACGGAACTG GTGTTTTAATCGACGAGGACCGCTTAACGAGAAGAGACTGTAAATGCAATTGTCATCCGACCAACCACCTGTATCCACAATTGTCTCTGACACCCTTGGACTGTGCACAGAGCCATAACAGCACGGAAAATGAGTATTATTGGCAAAATATCTGCAAATGTTCAAATTGTATCTTATACGAGCCTCAAGTCACAAGCATTGGTCAATCAAAGGTGTTCGATTTTGACGCCATTCAGATAATAGAAAACGAGGAACTGCAACAACTGCCAGAAGCGGTAAACAGGGAGATTGTGAAAAACAGCGAGGAGATTGTCTTtgaggaggaggaaaaagtCTCAGAGAGGAATCTGATTAAATTGAACGACGTAAAAAGTAAGCTTTTAAGTTATaatcaagaaattttttttggagaaagagaagaagacgTTTTGATCCCAAGAGCTGTGGAAAAAGATATGATtaacagagagaaaaatggagataaaaaaaatcaagagagccttgaagaagagaaagaagatgcTTCCATGCAAAAAgccttaattaaattaaataaagacaaggataaaattttgaaagatagtcagaaaattttttttaaaaaagaagaaggagacTTTTCAGAAAGATACATGATCAGATTAAAAGAAGACAAGACTGACATTCTGAAAaatagtaaagaaattatgtatGAAGATACAAAAGACggctttttaaaaagaaacataattTGGTTAAACGAAAAAGGTGCtgataacttaaaaaattgccAGGGAGCCATCTTTAAGCAGGAAAAAGgaattttagaaagaaaattagtCAAATTAGATAAAGGAAATGACGATACCATAAAAAATCATCGTATTTACGAAAATGAGCAACTTgcttttataaaagttaaagaaaGTCCTAAAGATATTCGACATGTAATTAGGCATACTTCATACAAACCTAAAGAGGGATACAAGATGAAAAGTAATGAGTTAGCAAAAAACGATTACGAAGTATCCCttgaaaaaagacaaaaactACACAATAAACAATGTCAATTGATTATGCTAGTAAATCGAgaacagaaaaatatagaaaaaaatatagaaaagaatatttgtaTGAAAAGAGAACGAAATTCTCAAAAAAGGTTTGACAGAAGTTTGAGTGATGAccttttaacaataaatgataaaagatCTTTCAAGAAACCCATAAGAAACACGAGTAATAAATTGGTTCTATCAATAAATCAAGATAATAAAAACTCGAAGAGTGATCCCTTTTTAATTGAGGAGCATACTTCTTCAAAGAAGCATCATAGAAGTTTCACTGATTATTTTGTCACAACAGACGGTGGAAGATCAACAGAGAATGTAATCAGCAACATAAAGAACGTTAGAATATTGGAAGAAGGTCAAAAGTCTTTGCAGCAAATTTCCAAGTATCCTGCAGCATCTTTAGATCATTTAAATAGCAATTCAATTTTTGATCAGCGATTAAATTATGATTCTCTTAGATGGGAAGATGGTGACTCTCATTGTCAAATAAAACAGCATGATAACATTAGAATCGAGAATGAGAAAACTCCGAGAAAATCTTCATGCCATCGTCCCGCCAAAATAGCGATACATGACAAACTTTATTCTAATGATATTCGCTCATTGGACTCTCCAGTTTACGATCTTTCACCAGAATCAGGTTTTTACGAACGTAGTTCGGAGAACAATTATAGAGAGCTGTTTACGAGGAATatgaaagatattataaacaCCAATTCTGTAGAAAGCAATCTGTCACGAGAGAACGCAATAAGCGATATTGGTAATCCAAAAGAGAGTATTAAAAATCACAGTGTCGAAGCAATTGctagtaaaaataatagtgTCATAGATAATGAGATTATAGCTTCTTCACCCTTCGATCCATCTTTTAAAAGTTCTTTTGATGACGGCAACAATCTAACTAAATGTGGCGATGCTTCGATTATTAAAgaacaaattatatgtatagaaaataGAGAACCAAAGCATTCATAA
- the LOC139808943 gene encoding uncharacterized protein isoform X4 produces the protein MHRNPWSRYRAGPTRKLRRRAVLKNGDCNVLQSRISRRSLRFLQDIFTTLVDTQWRWTLLCFMLSFLLSWLGFAVIWWLIAFTHGDFEEQHLPPFQPENNWTPCVYNIFSFTSCFLFSIETQHTIGYGSRSTTEECPEAIFIMCLQSISGVMIQAFMVGIVFAKMTRPKQRTQTLLFSRNAVICQRDGELCLMFRVGDMRKSHIIGASVRAQMIRSKTTKEGEILSQHQHELAVGTDGENGDLFFIWPATIIHRINESSPFYNMSAEDMLTERFEVVLILEGTIESTGQTTQARSSYLPQEILWGHRFDPMVSYSKERQGYEVDYSLFNSTTQVDTPLCSGKELAEFYKAQDDLRHGTGVLIDEDRLTRRDCKCNCHPTNHLYPQLSLTPLDCAQSHNSTENEYYWQNICKCSNCILYEPQVTSIGQSKVFDFDAIQIIENEELQQLPEAVNREIVKNSEEIVFEEEEKVSERNLIKLNDVKSKLLSYNQEIFFGEREEDVLIPRAVEKDMINREKNGDKKNQESLEEEKEDASMQKALIKLNKDKDKILKDSQKIFFKKEEGDFSERYMIRLKEDKTDILKNSKEIMYEDTKDGFLKRNIIWLNEKGADNLKNCQGAIFKQEKGILERKLVKLDKGNDDTIKNHRIYENEQLAFIKVKESPKDIRHVIRHTSYKPKEGYKMKSNELAKNDYEVSLEKRQKLHNKQCQLIMLVNREQKNIEKNIEKNICMKRERNSQKRFDRSLSDDLLTINDKRSFKKPIRNTSNKLVLSINQDNKNSKSDPFLIEEHTSSKKHHRSFTDYFVTTDGGRSTENVISNIKNVRILEEGQKSLQQISKYPAASLDHLNSNSIFDQRLNYDSLRWEDGDSHCQIKQHDNIRIENEKTPRKSSCHRPAKIAIHDKLYSNDIRSLDSPVYDLSPESGFYERSSENNYRELFTRNMKDIINTNSVESNLSRENAISDIGNPKESIKNHSVEAIASKNNSVIDNEIIASSPFDPSFKSSFDDGNNLTKCGDASIIKEQIICIENREPKHS, from the exons ATGCACAGAAATCCGTG GAGTCGATACCGGGCTGGACCGACGCGGAAGTTGCGTCGTCGCGCCGTCCTGAAGAATGGCGATTGCAATGTGCTGCAATCGCGCATCTCCCGGCGATCGCTGCGTTTTCTGCAGGACATCTTCACAACCCTAGTGGACACACAGTGGCGTTGGACGCTGTTATGCTTCATGTTGAGCTTTCTTCTATCCTGGCTGGGTTTCGCGGTGATCTGGTGGCTAATAGCCTTCACTCACGGTGACTTCGAAGAACAGCATTTGCCGCCTTTTCAACCGGAGAACAACTGGACGCCATGCGTCTACAACATTTTCAGCTTCACTAGCTGTTTCCTCTTTAGTATCGAAACCCAGCACACCATCGGATATGGCAGCCGTTCTACTACCGAAGAATGCCCCGAGGCCATATTTATTATGTGCCTTCAAAGTATCTCTGGCGTCATGATCCAAGCTTTCATG gTAGGCATCGTATTCGCCAAAATGACTAGGCCAAAACAGCGTACCCAGACTCTGTTATTTTCGCGAAATGCCGTGATCTGTCAACGGGATGGTGAGCTCTGTCTCATGTTTCGAGTGGGCGATATGAGGAAGAGTCACATAATCGGCGCGAGTGTACGCGCACAAATGATTCGCAGTAAGACGACCAAGGAGGGCGAAATTTTGTCTCAACACCAGCACGAATTGGCGGTAGGTACCGACGGTGAAAACGGCGATCTGTTTTTCATCTGGCCGGCCACCATCATCCATCGGATCAACGAGTCCTCGCCCTTCTACAATATGTCCGCCGAAGATATGTTGACTGAACGTTTCGAGGTCGTTCTGATCTTAGAAGGTACTATCGAGTCTACTGGACAAACTACTCAGGCTAGGTCAAGTTATCTCCCACAGGAGATCCTATGGGGTCACCGTTTCGACCCCATGGTAAGCTACTCCAAGGAACGACAAGGTTACGAGGTGGACTATTCGCTGTTTAACAGTACTACTCAGGTTGACACCCCGCTGTGTTCCGGCAAAGAGCTTGCAGAATTTTATAAGGCGCAGGATGATCTTCGTCACGGAACTG GTGTTTTAATCGACGAGGACCGCTTAACGAGAAGAGACTGTAAATGCAATTGTCATCCGACCAACCACCTGTATCCACAATTGTCTCTGACACCCTTGGACTGTGCACAGAGCCATAACAGCACGGAAAATGAGTATTATTGGCAAAATATCTGCAAATGTTCAAATTGTATCTTATACGAGCCTCAAGTCACAAGCATTGGTCAATCAAAGGTGTTCGATTTTGACGCCATTCAGATAATAGAAAACGAGGAACTGCAACAACTGCCAGAAGCGGTAAACAGGGAGATTGTGAAAAACAGCGAGGAGATTGTCTTtgaggaggaggaaaaagtCTCAGAGAGGAATCTGATTAAATTGAACGACGTAAAAAGTAAGCTTTTAAGTTATaatcaagaaattttttttggagaaagagaagaagacgTTTTGATCCCAAGAGCTGTGGAAAAAGATATGATtaacagagagaaaaatggagataaaaaaaatcaagagagccttgaagaagagaaagaagatgcTTCCATGCAAAAAgccttaattaaattaaataaagacaaggataaaattttgaaagatagtcagaaaattttttttaaaaaagaagaaggagacTTTTCAGAAAGATACATGATCAGATTAAAAGAAGACAAGACTGACATTCTGAAAaatagtaaagaaattatgtatGAAGATACAAAAGACggctttttaaaaagaaacataattTGGTTAAACGAAAAAGGTGCtgataacttaaaaaattgccAGGGAGCCATCTTTAAGCAGGAAAAAGgaattttagaaagaaaattagtCAAATTAGATAAAGGAAATGACGATACCATAAAAAATCATCGTATTTACGAAAATGAGCAACTTgcttttataaaagttaaagaaaGTCCTAAAGATATTCGACATGTAATTAGGCATACTTCATACAAACCTAAAGAGGGATACAAGATGAAAAGTAATGAGTTAGCAAAAAACGATTACGAAGTATCCCttgaaaaaagacaaaaactACACAATAAACAATGTCAATTGATTATGCTAGTAAATCGAgaacagaaaaatatagaaaaaaatatagaaaagaatatttgtaTGAAAAGAGAACGAAATTCTCAAAAAAGGTTTGACAGAAGTTTGAGTGATGAccttttaacaataaatgataaaagatCTTTCAAGAAACCCATAAGAAACACGAGTAATAAATTGGTTCTATCAATAAATCAAGATAATAAAAACTCGAAGAGTGATCCCTTTTTAATTGAGGAGCATACTTCTTCAAAGAAGCATCATAGAAGTTTCACTGATTATTTTGTCACAACAGACGGTGGAAGATCAACAGAGAATGTAATCAGCAACATAAAGAACGTTAGAATATTGGAAGAAGGTCAAAAGTCTTTGCAGCAAATTTCCAAGTATCCTGCAGCATCTTTAGATCATTTAAATAGCAATTCAATTTTTGATCAGCGATTAAATTATGATTCTCTTAGATGGGAAGATGGTGACTCTCATTGTCAAATAAAACAGCATGATAACATTAGAATCGAGAATGAGAAAACTCCGAGAAAATCTTCATGCCATCGTCCCGCCAAAATAGCGATACATGACAAACTTTATTCTAATGATATTCGCTCATTGGACTCTCCAGTTTACGATCTTTCACCAGAATCAGGTTTTTACGAACGTAGTTCGGAGAACAATTATAGAGAGCTGTTTACGAGGAATatgaaagatattataaacaCCAATTCTGTAGAAAGCAATCTGTCACGAGAGAACGCAATAAGCGATATTGGTAATCCAAAAGAGAGTATTAAAAATCACAGTGTCGAAGCAATTGctagtaaaaataatagtgTCATAGATAATGAGATTATAGCTTCTTCACCCTTCGATCCATCTTTTAAAAGTTCTTTTGATGACGGCAACAATCTAACTAAATGTGGCGATGCTTCGATTATTAAAgaacaaattatatgtatagaaaataGAGAACCAAAGCATTCATAA
- the LOC139808943 gene encoding uncharacterized protein isoform X2, producing MKEEKCLKKKMMDESSKLFRLPGTIEEEEEEELQKGTEGHKTKELLDNATESLILGQKGGSTLSTLPRNVTLIRVSTQGSSIAGGIGRQDSTRSRYRAGPTRKLRRRAVLKNGDCNVLQSRISRRSLRFLQDIFTTLVDTQWRWTLLCFMLSFLLSWLGFAVIWWLIAFTHGDFEEQHLPPFQPENNWTPCVYNIFSFTSCFLFSIETQHTIGYGSRSTTEECPEAIFIMCLQSISGVMIQAFMVGIVFAKMTRPKQRTQTLLFSRNAVICQRDGELCLMFRVGDMRKSHIIGASVRAQMIRSKTTKEGEILSQHQHELAVGTDGENGDLFFIWPATIIHRINESSPFYNMSAEDMLTERFEVVLILEGTIESTGQTTQARSSYLPQEILWGHRFDPMVSYSKERQGYEVDYSLFNSTTQVDTPLCSGKELAEFYKAQDDLRHGTGVLIDEDRLTRRDCKCNCHPTNHLYPQLSLTPLDCAQSHNSTENEYYWQNICKCSNCILYEPQVTSIGQSKVFDFDAIQIIENEELQQLPEAVNREIVKNSEEIVFEEEEKVSERNLIKLNDVKSKLLSYNQEIFFGEREEDVLIPRAVEKDMINREKNGDKKNQESLEEEKEDASMQKALIKLNKDKDKILKDSQKIFFKKEEGDFSERYMIRLKEDKTDILKNSKEIMYEDTKDGFLKRNIIWLNEKGADNLKNCQGAIFKQEKGILERKLVKLDKGNDDTIKNHRIYENEQLAFIKVKESPKDIRHVIRHTSYKPKEGYKMKSNELAKNDYEVSLEKRQKLHNKQCQLIMLVNREQKNIEKNIEKNICMKRERNSQKRFDRSLSDDLLTINDKRSFKKPIRNTSNKLVLSINQDNKNSKSDPFLIEEHTSSKKHHRSFTDYFVTTDGGRSTENVISNIKNVRILEEGQKSLQQISKYPAASLDHLNSNSIFDQRLNYDSLRWEDGDSHCQIKQHDNIRIENEKTPRKSSCHRPAKIAIHDKLYSNDIRSLDSPVYDLSPESGFYERSSENNYRELFTRNMKDIINTNSVESNLSRENAISDIGNPKESIKNHSVEAIASKNNSVIDNEIIASSPFDPSFKSSFDDGNNLTKCGDASIIKEQIICIENREPKHS from the exons GAGTCGATACCGGGCTGGACCGACGCGGAAGTTGCGTCGTCGCGCCGTCCTGAAGAATGGCGATTGCAATGTGCTGCAATCGCGCATCTCCCGGCGATCGCTGCGTTTTCTGCAGGACATCTTCACAACCCTAGTGGACACACAGTGGCGTTGGACGCTGTTATGCTTCATGTTGAGCTTTCTTCTATCCTGGCTGGGTTTCGCGGTGATCTGGTGGCTAATAGCCTTCACTCACGGTGACTTCGAAGAACAGCATTTGCCGCCTTTTCAACCGGAGAACAACTGGACGCCATGCGTCTACAACATTTTCAGCTTCACTAGCTGTTTCCTCTTTAGTATCGAAACCCAGCACACCATCGGATATGGCAGCCGTTCTACTACCGAAGAATGCCCCGAGGCCATATTTATTATGTGCCTTCAAAGTATCTCTGGCGTCATGATCCAAGCTTTCATG gTAGGCATCGTATTCGCCAAAATGACTAGGCCAAAACAGCGTACCCAGACTCTGTTATTTTCGCGAAATGCCGTGATCTGTCAACGGGATGGTGAGCTCTGTCTCATGTTTCGAGTGGGCGATATGAGGAAGAGTCACATAATCGGCGCGAGTGTACGCGCACAAATGATTCGCAGTAAGACGACCAAGGAGGGCGAAATTTTGTCTCAACACCAGCACGAATTGGCGGTAGGTACCGACGGTGAAAACGGCGATCTGTTTTTCATCTGGCCGGCCACCATCATCCATCGGATCAACGAGTCCTCGCCCTTCTACAATATGTCCGCCGAAGATATGTTGACTGAACGTTTCGAGGTCGTTCTGATCTTAGAAGGTACTATCGAGTCTACTGGACAAACTACTCAGGCTAGGTCAAGTTATCTCCCACAGGAGATCCTATGGGGTCACCGTTTCGACCCCATGGTAAGCTACTCCAAGGAACGACAAGGTTACGAGGTGGACTATTCGCTGTTTAACAGTACTACTCAGGTTGACACCCCGCTGTGTTCCGGCAAAGAGCTTGCAGAATTTTATAAGGCGCAGGATGATCTTCGTCACGGAACTG GTGTTTTAATCGACGAGGACCGCTTAACGAGAAGAGACTGTAAATGCAATTGTCATCCGACCAACCACCTGTATCCACAATTGTCTCTGACACCCTTGGACTGTGCACAGAGCCATAACAGCACGGAAAATGAGTATTATTGGCAAAATATCTGCAAATGTTCAAATTGTATCTTATACGAGCCTCAAGTCACAAGCATTGGTCAATCAAAGGTGTTCGATTTTGACGCCATTCAGATAATAGAAAACGAGGAACTGCAACAACTGCCAGAAGCGGTAAACAGGGAGATTGTGAAAAACAGCGAGGAGATTGTCTTtgaggaggaggaaaaagtCTCAGAGAGGAATCTGATTAAATTGAACGACGTAAAAAGTAAGCTTTTAAGTTATaatcaagaaattttttttggagaaagagaagaagacgTTTTGATCCCAAGAGCTGTGGAAAAAGATATGATtaacagagagaaaaatggagataaaaaaaatcaagagagccttgaagaagagaaagaagatgcTTCCATGCAAAAAgccttaattaaattaaataaagacaaggataaaattttgaaagatagtcagaaaattttttttaaaaaagaagaaggagacTTTTCAGAAAGATACATGATCAGATTAAAAGAAGACAAGACTGACATTCTGAAAaatagtaaagaaattatgtatGAAGATACAAAAGACggctttttaaaaagaaacataattTGGTTAAACGAAAAAGGTGCtgataacttaaaaaattgccAGGGAGCCATCTTTAAGCAGGAAAAAGgaattttagaaagaaaattagtCAAATTAGATAAAGGAAATGACGATACCATAAAAAATCATCGTATTTACGAAAATGAGCAACTTgcttttataaaagttaaagaaaGTCCTAAAGATATTCGACATGTAATTAGGCATACTTCATACAAACCTAAAGAGGGATACAAGATGAAAAGTAATGAGTTAGCAAAAAACGATTACGAAGTATCCCttgaaaaaagacaaaaactACACAATAAACAATGTCAATTGATTATGCTAGTAAATCGAgaacagaaaaatatagaaaaaaatatagaaaagaatatttgtaTGAAAAGAGAACGAAATTCTCAAAAAAGGTTTGACAGAAGTTTGAGTGATGAccttttaacaataaatgataaaagatCTTTCAAGAAACCCATAAGAAACACGAGTAATAAATTGGTTCTATCAATAAATCAAGATAATAAAAACTCGAAGAGTGATCCCTTTTTAATTGAGGAGCATACTTCTTCAAAGAAGCATCATAGAAGTTTCACTGATTATTTTGTCACAACAGACGGTGGAAGATCAACAGAGAATGTAATCAGCAACATAAAGAACGTTAGAATATTGGAAGAAGGTCAAAAGTCTTTGCAGCAAATTTCCAAGTATCCTGCAGCATCTTTAGATCATTTAAATAGCAATTCAATTTTTGATCAGCGATTAAATTATGATTCTCTTAGATGGGAAGATGGTGACTCTCATTGTCAAATAAAACAGCATGATAACATTAGAATCGAGAATGAGAAAACTCCGAGAAAATCTTCATGCCATCGTCCCGCCAAAATAGCGATACATGACAAACTTTATTCTAATGATATTCGCTCATTGGACTCTCCAGTTTACGATCTTTCACCAGAATCAGGTTTTTACGAACGTAGTTCGGAGAACAATTATAGAGAGCTGTTTACGAGGAATatgaaagatattataaacaCCAATTCTGTAGAAAGCAATCTGTCACGAGAGAACGCAATAAGCGATATTGGTAATCCAAAAGAGAGTATTAAAAATCACAGTGTCGAAGCAATTGctagtaaaaataatagtgTCATAGATAATGAGATTATAGCTTCTTCACCCTTCGATCCATCTTTTAAAAGTTCTTTTGATGACGGCAACAATCTAACTAAATGTGGCGATGCTTCGATTATTAAAgaacaaattatatgtatagaaaataGAGAACCAAAGCATTCATAA